A genomic segment from Macrobrachium rosenbergii isolate ZJJX-2024 chromosome 30, ASM4041242v1, whole genome shotgun sequence encodes:
- the LOC136854744 gene encoding serine-rich adhesin for platelets-like yields MPAKMTLSSGLLLAIVFIASGTLSDPSRRLNPTRPKAFDYAADAERVVGELHHNFSCDGREYGYYADQGQQCQVFHICMPVKTATGRILDTFQFSFFCPNQTRFSQDSRTCINEAQAYPCHKAHTLYDLNKAIGHRPNKKKRPVNLKDGFQGNFKTNIQVTQSASLANVAGDATETPFLKESFDDSSFVLESFDASSVGLSVQEGVTPVHADSTVAIGAPAVAVPPSAGNAGTTTTFAGRFQSPSTAAPPVGDLVSNDLSEHLEKPEFVIPPGSQIISTKSIQHQSALSEPVRSDGFVNPARGNTRTSRINVSAHGSSGFSSAGSSTQAPTLTSSSFPSTVSSTGATPLVHSIESTTPHTSFTTNEDFGFSRVTSANQGSSVNSGLNSVAVTNRGNSFTSTESSVSFRPIPQRNRESVNAVAAGGNSVGSSSQQDASRFSNSHTSSQQDASRFSNSHTSSQQDASRFSNSHTLEAASHASAGTSTGTSTSSAGRDQISTFASRARAHSTQSFSHQASQSSDQRSQSFSFSQNIGNDGGITSQPIITTHQSVGQAPPQPITTTQIPVPSLSQQFTPPPITHATPGTSRPLQIPGFSSGINRNNVAVRNKQDNNFANQQLSTLSSFPTTTEYFEEGGEFPTTVITEIPFESSKANAESNNIQPPSLQSVGSLPNRGSAHKVTVQRRPIQEPSIGQVSSRISNVHNTASVNTGNVNSFNSFSNNNRATTTFDQSTGGLHTGVSPVSPGISNSLGSVTPSPLGHSISIQTPTIPSLSVSTNEQHTPLSVNSQHLGVHSQNELEGTQNESHGGHSQTASVQSSSFRGSTTSGISSQRNRGNQISSSRGLRTQITATGTERSSDAVVQTSGTANVDRGAVRGIPSQSVEVTEEKVTLNTITSNRGSPRRISQPIVENIHSLYLLQSAGFHNPQWQPIQNQNTPARNSLSRSRSRSRNGNTSNGIQTSSVNQKDNGNGSAGTVVQEASVSTSFDNARVSTSEISHRTVSSVELPKQNNNIVSHDISKQSSSVTATTFKPVTQAFVQSSSRGRAFGSQGSSNNLLSSQQNRSGQTQSSYGASSTFTTESFLTSQYGNSETVSRSHSVTSNPTTPASRQLSTTSFATSAIPRRQPSTSNANLLRQTGSTQSFSHSDAGIGSETLHETTQNTETRKVIKKKIIVNGRPGSRKSHEPTESTTKVEIQKETNEEEEKKRQRALDALERFSPGFANANLLAFRVIPNGAKKNSVQQVSTTEATVQLTSKPQSSFSNQRRGGSRARITTTPTPITTTQTPQLISRTSSRRVSRPVTQKTLSTTAEPIATTISPFHSLRSNERRVVNEQQTEVSGNSASSLTSGSVSISSQSAASNSRHRGNTKFTSSVNNNRRRIVKKVTPVSENSASSKNLDSSVPSFDSSKVSSSVHAASTSLAKQASQSSRHSGQPLEKASGQLRVVGTSIESSVSSNLGNEKSISQASSSLSSSSSSSSSSSSSSSSRSRFNSRSRSSSSFSSRNTGNLVVKQGAGHEPLTDLELEALSALAQVNSAFSNAAKSQSQPVSSSRGTRRRDSTSSRSRSRSL; encoded by the exons ATGCCAGCCAAGATGACCCTCTCTTCGGGATTGCTTTTGGCCATCGTCTTCATCGCCTCTGGGACGCTGTCCGACCCCAGCAGACGg CTCAACCCCACCAGACCCAAGGCATTCGACTACGCTGCCGACGCCGAAAGAGTAGTCGGGGAGTTGCACCACAATTTCAGCTGTGACGGTCGTGAATATGGGTATTACGCCGACCAGGGCCAACAGTGCCAAGTCTTCCATATCTGCATGCCAGTCAAGACAGCGACTGGAAGGATTCTCGATACTTTCCAGTTCAG ctTCTTCTGTCCCAATCAGACCCGTTTCAGCCAGGATTCTCGAACGTGTATCAACGAGGCCCAGGCTTACCCATGTCACAAAGCTCACACACTCTATGACCTCAATAAAGCCATTGGTCACAGGCCTAACAAGAAAAAGCGTCCTGTTAATCTGAAGGACGGCTTTCAGGGGAACTTCAAGACTAACATACAAGTAACACAAAGCGCGTCTCTTGCAAATGTCGCTGGTGACGCCACTGAAACCCCATTCCTTAAGGAATCCTTCGATGACTCTTCTTTTGTGCTGGAGAGTTTTGATGCTTCTTCTGTAGGATTATCCGTGCAAGAAGGTGTAACACCCGTCCACGCGGATTCCACTGTTGCTATTGGTGCCCCAGCTGTGGCTGTCCCTCCATCTGCTGGAAATGCGGGAACGACAACAACCTTTGCTGGTCGTTTTCAGTCTCCTTCGACAGCAGCCCCACCAGTTGGAGACTTAGTATCGAATGATCTTTCCGAGCATTTAGAGAAACCTGAATTTGTTATTCCTCCTGGGTCACAGATCATATCAACAAAATCTATACAGCACCAGAGTGCTCTCTCAGAGCCCGTGAGGAGTGATGGCTTTGTAAATCCTGCCCGTGGAAATACCAGGACATCCAGAATTAATGTTTCAGCCCATGGTTCGTCAGGGTTTTCAAGTGCTGGATCCTCCACCCAAGCACCAACACTCACTAGTTCTTCATTCCCTAGCACAGTAAGTTCCACTGGCGCTACACCTTTAGTTCATTCGATTGAGTCGACCACCCCTCACACAAGTTTCACAACAAATGAAGATTTTGGCTTTTCAAGAGTCACTTCTGCAAATCAAGGTTCATCGGTGAATAGTGGACTGAATTCCGTAGCAGTTACCAACAGGGGAAACAGCTTCACTTCTACAGAATCATCGGTGTCATTCAGGCCTATTCCACAAAGAAACAGAGAATCTGTAAATGCAGTAGCAGCTGGTGGAAATTCAGTTGGAAGCTCTTCACAACAGGATGCAAGTAGATTTTCAAATAGCCATACTTCTTCACAACAGGATGCAAGTAGATTTTCAAATAGCCATACTTCTTCACAACAAGATGCAAGTAGATTTTCAAATAGCCATACCCTTGAAGCTGCATCACATGCAAGCGCTGGAACAAGCACGGGAACCTCTACATCCTCAGCTGGTAGGGATCAGATTTCAACGTTTGCATCCCGTGCTAGAGCTCACTCTACCCAGAGTTTTTCACATCAGGCATCACAGTCCAGTGATCAGAGGTCCCAATCATTTTctttctcacagaatattggaaATGATGGAGGAATAACCTCTCAGCCAATCATTACCACTCACCAGTCAGTTGGCCAAGCACCTCCTCAGCCCATTACTACAACACAAATACCTGTGCCATCACTTAGTCAGCAATTTACTCCCCCGCCTATTACTCATGCTACTCCAGGTACATCAAGACCCCTTCAGATACCTGGATTTTCATCAGGGATTAATCGTAATAATGTTGCAGTACGAAACAAACAGGATAATAATTTTGCTAATCAGCAGCTGTCTACTTTAAGCTCATTTCCAACAActactgaatattttgaagagGGTGGCGAATTTCCCACAACTGTAATTACAGAAATTCCTTTTGAATCATCAAAGGCTAATGCTGAAAGTAATAACATACAACCTCCGAGTCTGCAGAGTGTCGGAAGCTTACCCAATAGAGGATCAGCTCATAAAGTTACTGTACAGAGAAGACCGATTCAAGAACCATCTATTGGCCAGGTCTCAAGCAGAATTAGTAATGTCCATAATACAGCTTCTGTAAACACTGGAAATGTTAATAGTTTCAATtcgttttcaaataataatagaGCTACAACCACATTTGACCAAAGCACAGGTGGCCTTCATACAGGAGTGTCACCAGTATCACCTGGAATAAGTAACAGTCTGGGATCTGTAACACCGTCCCCCTTAGGTCATTCCATTTCCATTCAGACACCCACAATCCCGAGTTTATCTGTATCAACTAATGAGCAACACACTCCTTTGAGTGTAAATAGCCAACATTTAGGAGTACATTCACAAAATGAATTGGAGGGAACACAAAATGAGTCCCATGGAGGCCATTCTCAGACAGCATCAGTTCAAAGTTCTTCGTTCAGAGGATCTACAACTTCTGGAATATCATCTCAAAGAAACAGAGGCAATCAGATATCATCATCTAGAGGATTAAGAACTCAGATAACTGCAACAGGGACTGAAAGGTCCTCAGATGCAGTGGTACAGACATCTGGTACTGCAAATGTTGATAGGGGAGCTGTTAGAGGAATACCGTCCCAGTCCGTTGAAGTCACAGAAGAAAAGGTAACTTTGAATACTATAACAAGTAACAGAGGATCACCAAGACGGATATCACAACCCATTGTCGAGAATATACACTCGC TATATCTTTTGCAATCTGCAGGTTTTCATAATCCTCAGTGGCAGCCTATACAGAATCAAAACACTCCTGCTAGAAACAGTCTGTCTAGAAGTCGGTCAAGATCTCGAAATGGAAATACAAGTAATGGTATCCAGACATCCTCAGTAAACCAGAAGGATAATGGAAATGGTTCAGCAGGCACAGTTGTCCAAGAGGCCAGTGTTAGCACTTCATTTGATAATGCCAGAGTTTCAACATCAGAAATTTCCCACAGGACAGTAAGCAGTGTTGAATTAcctaaacaaaataacaacattGTGTCACATGATATTAGTAAACAGTCATCATCTGTTACAGCCACCACTTTCAAACCTGTAACACAAGCTTTCGTTCAATCTAGTAGTAGAGGAAGGGCATTTGGTTCACAAGGTTCATCAAATAATTTACTGTCTTCACAGCAAAACAGGTCAGGGCAAACACAAAGTAGTTATGGTGCATCATCTACTTTTACAACTGAATCTTTTTTAACATCCCAGTATGGTAATTCAGAAACAGTATCCAGGTCGCATTCTGTGACCTCAAACCCAACAACTCCTGCAAGCAGGCAACTATCCACTACATCTTTTGCAACAAGTGCTATACCTAGAAGGCAGCCCAGTACTAGCAATGCTAACCTTTTAAGGCAAACAGGTTCTACTCAAAGTTTTTCACATTCTGATGCAGGAATCGGTTCAGAAACTTTGCATGAAACTACACAGAACACAGAAACCcggaaagtaataaaaaagaaaatcattgttaaTGGTCGTCCTGGGTCACGCAAAAGTCATGAGCCTACTGAATCAACAACAAAAGTAGAAATTCAGAAAGAGACaaatgaagaggaggaaaagaagaggcaGCGAGCACTAGATGCCCTGGAAAGATTTAGCCCAGGATTTGCCAATGCTAATTTACTTGCATTCCGTGTTATTCCAAATGGAGCAAAAAAGAACAGCGTTCAACAGGTTTCAACAACTGAAGCAACTGTTCAGCTGACTTCTAAGCCACAAAGTTCATTCAGTAATCAAAGGAGAGGAGGCTCTCGAGCTCGTATTACCACAACTCCTACCCCAATTACAACAACACAGACACCACAGCTTATATCTAGAACTAGCTCTCGCAGGGTTTCCAGGCCAGTAACCCAAAAGACTTTATCAACAACAGCTGAGCCAATTGCTACAACCATATCGCCTTTTCATAGTTTAAGAAGTAATGAAAGAAGAGTAGTTAATGAACAACAAACAGAAGTGTCAGGAAATAGTGCATCATCACTAACTTCAGGTAGTGTTTCTATTTCTTCTCAGTCTGCAGCATCAAATAGCCGTCACAGAGGAAACACAAAATTTACCAGTTCAGTAAATAACAACAGGAGAAGAATAGTAAAGAAAGTTACTCCAGTATCAGAAAACTCAGCCAGCTCAAAGAACCTAGATTCATCAGTTCCTTCTTTTGATTCTTCTAAAGTTTCATCTTCTGTTCATGCTGCTTCAACATCACTAGCAAAACAGGCTAGTCAGTCATCGAGACATTCAGGCCAGCCTTTGGAAAAGGCGTCCGGTCAGCTGAGAGTCGTGGGAACGAGCATTGAATCCAGTGTTTCCTCAAACCTAGGGAATGAAAAGAGTATAAGTCAagcttcctcttctctctcatcgtcatcctcatcttcttcttcatcttcatcttcatcttcatctagATCCAGGTTTAATTCTCGGTCGcgttcttcatcttcattttcctcgCGGAATACAGGCAATCTCGTCGTCAAACAGGGAGCAGGCCACGAGCCTCTCACGGATCTGGAATTGGAGGCCTTATCAGCCCTTGCACAGGTCAATTCAGCTTTCAGCAATGCAGCCAAATCTCAGTCGCAGCCCGTCAGCTCCTCCAGGGGGACCAGAAGACGAGACTCTACCTCTTCTCGATCCAGATCCAGATCTCTCTAG